A DNA window from Daucus carota subsp. sativus chromosome 3, DH1 v3.0, whole genome shotgun sequence contains the following coding sequences:
- the LOC108211303 gene encoding mini-chromosome maintenance complex-binding protein translates to MVGREYDLIGNPVGAVRSTFEKAMRAGEPPFLVDGKDWGATQLFRQFLFDQPSPPSMSSIPILDRTTLPHLQPNTLVRYRGMIQDMLGNEFYVGAHKDGGTWTTNKFTDVSHLPSEALSDSRIWERRLLYCVPVPGQNIWAETYSDFVTSPCLNNTSPHGEKRQREDCADMDIQASDQDFQDSTCMKKMRENMHSSQLCPKERISEGSTSNSDMVPNFDIKSLPCVVKIYDTPESELKLNDVIEFVGLLTFDPKLAADDDTFDELSDGLCEDALIHLPPSKVPRLHCIVHQKLTSHDFLSGSLILEPKSSMVKGVRESLLGHLTSVLGNDELAAHFMLLHLLSGVHTRVGLVAVGKLSLNLTCFNKEILTVFGNRIKAAVANLVPFTMCMPLTIDHLNSVSLAPSKDYNTNRLVPGLLQLTEGTHLTVDETQLQTGTLNSVGVENIRLLKILLESQKVDYDFKYYKMEMEADTQVLILSEGKSNILPADVILPFRPQPPRVSDCVDMEALKAWRCYLATFRSLQHSIDSEMQKRVEDDLVAARQANRSLGSSDFSRLLTMGRLVSMSFGETCLSLEHWQMVKELERLRCERSNQ, encoded by the exons atggtagGAAGGGAATACGATTTGATCGGGAACCCGGTGGGAGCAGTGAGGTCGACGTTCGAGAAAGCCATGAGAGCGGGGGAGCCCCCATTTCTGGTCGACGGAAAAGACTGGGGAGCCACTCAGCTCTTCCGCCAATTCCTCTTTGATCAACCATCACCTCCTTCTATGAGTTCAATTCCCATACTTGACCGTACAACTCTCCCTCACCTTCAACCCAATACACTCGTTCGTTATCGAGGAATGATTCAAGACATGCTCGGTAATGAGTTCTATGTCGGCGCTCACAAG GATGGTGGAACTTGGACAACCAACAAGTTCACTGACGTTTCTCATCTTCCTTCTGAGGCTTTGTCTGATTCTCGCATTTGGGAGCGTAGATTGCTCTACTGTGTTCCC GTACCAGGTCAGAATATATGGGCCgaaacctattctgattttgtgaCGAGTCCTTGTTTGAATAATACGTCTCCACACGGGGAAAAGCGTCAGAGGGAAGATTGTGCTGACATGGATATCCAA GCATCAGATCAAGACTTTCAGGATTCTACTTGTATGAAAAAGATG cGAGAGAACATGCACTCTTCCCAGTTATGTCCGAAAGAGCGTATTTCGGAGGGATCTACTTCTAATTCCGACATGGTGCCTAATTTTGACATCAAATCTTTGCCTTGTGTAGTTAAG ATATATGACACTCCGGAGTCTGAATTGAAGCTGAATGACGTTATTGAGTTTGTTGGTCTTCTTACTTTTGATCCGAAGCTTGCCGCAGATGATGATACTTTTGATGAGTTATCGGATGGGTTGTGTGAGGATGCCTTGATTCATCTACCTCCTAGCAAG GTACCTCGTCTTCATTGCATTGTACACCAGAAGCTCACTAGTCATGACTTCCTTTCTGGTTCACTAATATTGGAG CCAAAATCCAGTATGGTGAAGGGAGTGCGGGAGTCACTTTTGGGCCATCTTACTTCTGTTCTGGGAAATGATGAGCTGGCTGCTCATTTCATGTTACTGCACCTTTTGTCTGGG GTGCATACTAGGGTTGgattggtggctgttggcaagTTGTCATTGAATCTTACTTGCTTTAATAAGGAAATTTTGACTGTGTTTGGAAATCGGATCAAAGCTGCAGTTGCAAATCTTGTTCCCTTTACTATGTGTATGCCTCTTACAATAGATCATTTGAACAGTGTGTCACTTGCCCCATCTAAGGATTACAATACAAACAG ACTGGTGCCCGGGCTTTTGCAGCTAACTGAAGGTACCCACTTAACAGTAGATGAGACTCAGTTACAGACTGGTACTCTCAACTCTGTTGGGGTTGAGAATATAAGATTGCTAAAAATCCTGTTAGAGTCCCAGAAG GTGGACTATGATTTTAAGTATTACAAAATGGAGATGGAAGCAGATACTCAAGTGTTGATTCTATCAGAGGGGAAATCAAACATCTTGCCAGCTGATGTCATTCTGCCTTTCCGCCCACAACCCCCTCGTGTTTCTGATTGTGTGGACATGGAAGCACTAAAAGCTTGGAGATGCTACTTGGCGACTTTTAGATCGTTGCAGCATTCTATCGACTCAGAAATGCAGAAG AGGGTAGAAGATGACCTAGTTGCAGCTAGGCAAGCAAATCGAAGCTTAGGCAGCTCAGACTTTAGCAG ATTACTAACTATGGGGCGTCTGGTTTCAATGAGCTTTGGTGAAACATGCTTGTCGTTAGAACATTGGCAAATGGTAAAGGAATTGGAGAGGCTGAGATGCGAGAGGTCAAACCAATGA